TGGTGGTCGCCGGTGTCCAGGGAACGCTGAGGGGAAACGTTGCGCCGGTCAGGATCGCAAGCGGCCTGTATCTATACAACCATTTGGATCGGCCGGCCAGGTGAATACGGGCGCCCGGCCTCCCTGGGCCCGGGGGCAAAAAAGAACGCCAGGGTCCTGGTGGACCCTGGCGTTCGGTCATGCTGATCGTTCTGCGTCGGAGCCTACTTGGCGCCGATCATATGAAGCTTCTTGCCCTCCAGCTGCAGGTTGGGCGGGCCCAGCCAAGTGCCAGTGAGAAGAAGGTTCCAGTACACCCACTTGAACATCAGCTTCACCCAGTGGTTGGCCTCCGTGTCCTGGAGGAGTCCCATGGGGCCGACGGCGGGGAAGGGATATTGGCCGACAACCGGCTCGATCGTGTAGTTGAAGTCGATGACGTAGGCTTTCCCGAAGCCCGATTCGATAAATCAGAGGGCGTGGCCGTCGAATCTTCCGTGCTGCGGCCTCCCATCGATGTACGCCATGATGTTCTCGTGCAGGATGTCTCCCTCGAAGTGGGCGACAGCCCCGGCCTTGGAGGTCGGGACATTGGTGGCATCGCCAATGACCCAGACGTTGTCCTTACCCGCCGGCTGCAGGGTGTGCTTATCCACCGGCACGTACCCCATGGGGTCGGTGATGCCGGAGTCGTTCAGGGCCTGGGAGCCCATGTTCGGTGGGATGGCCACCAGCATGTCATACTCGACCTCGGCGCCGGTATACGAGGAGATGACCTTCTTCTCGGCATCCACCGAGCCGATGTTGAAGTTGGGGGTGATCTTGATGCCCTTGTCGATACAGGACTGGGTGAGGACCTTGGTCGCCACCGGCTTGGTGAACGCTCCGGCCAGGGGAGTGACGAACTCGATCTCCACCTTGTCGCGGATGCCCCGCTCCTGGAAATGCCAGTCGGCCAGGAAGGCGAACTCCAGAGGCGCCACCGGGCACTTGATGGGCATCTCTGCGATGTTGATCACCAGCTTGCCGCCCTCGAACTTCCGGAGTGCCTTGGTCAACTGCTGGCAACCGTCGTAGGTGTAGAAGTTGAAGATGTTCTTGTTCCAGCCGTCCATCATGCCCTCGACCTCCGACGGACGGATGTCGCAGCCGGTGGCGATGATCAGGATGTCGTAGCTGAACGTCCCCGCTGTCTTGGTGGTGACCTTCTGGGCGTCCCAGTCGACGTTGACCAGCTCGGAGATAACAAAATCGACGCCCTTGGGAATGAACTCCCGCTTGGTCTTTTTGATCTCCTTGGAGGTGTTGATACCGAACGGGACGAACAGGAAGCCCGGCTGATAATAGTGGACATTATCCTTGTCGATAATGGTAATGCTCCACTCCTCCGGATCCAGATCCCGCCTCATCTTGTTGGCCATCATGGTGCCGCCGCAGCCGGCACCCAGGATCACGACTTTTTTCATCGTCCGTCTGCCTCCTTTCTTGAGGTTTGCCGCCTGCGGCTCGGTTAAGACCTGGCCATGTGGTCCCCCCGGCCGCCCTTCCAACCCATCCCCAGAGAATCGTTCCGGGGTATCATCCCAGAGCACTAGGCGCAGCTCTCGCTGTGAACGCTGCCCCCTGGGAGCTCATCCGGAAACTCATGCTCCAGCTGGTGGATGCGATTTGCCCGCAGGCAACAGCCAACGGCCCGCATGATCTTGAAGGCGAAGCCTAGAGTCTCCTGGACGTTGGGATCGCGGATCTCGTTCACCATCTCGAAGGGGCCGACATAGGCGGGCGCGCCCAGCTCCACCTCGGAGATGGCAGCACACATCCGGTTCAGCTGATTCTCGCTGCACTTGAAGCCTTGGGTAGCCTCCGCGATGCGGCCAATTACCCGGAAGACGCCTCGTTGTTCCAGGCTGCTCAGAAGCTGCACCAGCTTCGTCACCACATCGGCCTGGCGCGCGATACGGCCCAGCTCGTCCGCCAGCTCCATGCCCGGCCCGACCATGGCCAGCAGCCGGTCGAAGTTGTCCAAATTCACCATGAGCTTACGCAGCAGGCTAGGCAAGACCGCCAGATCGACCTGACCGTCCAGATCGGCGAAGAAGGCGGTTACCTTGGGAAGGATCGCCTTCAGAATGGGGGCCATGTCGTCTTTGAGCTCCATGCCTGCCTTGAGCATGTCCAGGGCAGCGGAGAAGTTTTCCAGATTGGCGACGGCCTTGCGGACGAGATCCCCGAGGACAGCCGGGTCGAACTGGCCGTCCATTTCGGCGAAGAAGCTGGTGACCTTGGGAAGGACAGCTCTGCCGATGGGTGCGAGGTCGTCTTTGAGCTCCATGCCTGCCTTGAGCATGTCCAGGGCAGCGGAGAAGTTTTCCAGGTTGGCGACGGCCTTGCGGACGAGATCCCCGAGGACAGCCGGGTCGAGCTGGCCGTCCATTTCGGCGAAGAAGCTGGTGACCTTGGGGAGGACAGCCTTGCCGATGGGTGCGAGGTCGTCTTTGAGCTCCATGCCTGCCTTGAGCATGTCCAGGGCAGCGGAGAAGTTTTCCAGATTGGCGACGGCCTTGCGGACGAGATCCCCGAGGGCAGCCGAATCGAGCTGGCCATCCATTTCGGCGAAGAAGCTGGTGACCTTGGGGAGGACGGCCTTGCCGATGGGTGCGAGGTCGTCTTTGAGCTCCATGCCGGCCTTGAGCATATCCATGGCGGCATTGAGGTGGTCAAGGTTCGTCAGGGTTTTTCTGAGCAAGAGACCCAAGGCAGCCGGATCGACTTGGCCGTCCATTTCGGCGAAGAAGCTGGTGACCTTGGGGAGGACGGCCTTGCCAATGGGCGCGAGGTCGTCTTTGAGCTCCATGCCTGCCTTGAGCATGTCCATGGCGGAGCCGAAGTGCTCCAGGTTGGCCATGGTTTTGCGCAGCAGGTCGACCAGGGCATCCTTGTCCAGGGTCCCCTCCACGCCGGCCATGAAAGCCGTGGCCTTGGGGGCCGCCTGCTTGATGACCGGCCCCAGATCCTCTTTGAGCTCCATGCCCGCCTTGAGCATCTCCAGGAGCTGATTGAGGTTGCGGACGTTGAGGAGGATGTTCTTGACCAGGAGGGCCAAGTCCTCGTTGTCCATCTGGCCCTCCAACTCGGACATGAAGGACATGACCTTTGGCGTCGCCTGATTGAGGATCGGCACCAGATCCTGCTTCAGCTCCTGGAGCATACCGGACTTCAGGGAATGGATCTCCTCCGAGAGCTTGTCCAACCGTTCCAAGATCAAGGCTTCATCCATAGCTCGTCATCCCCGCATATGAAGGTTGCCGCCGGCAAAGGCGGCCGGGTGCCAAGGGGTGGTCGCACAACCCATGGTCGAGGCTCTATTTTGAGGCAAGCCCTAGACAAAGAAGCTCGACAGCATGGCAATCAACAAGGCAAAGCCGATGAAGACGAACGTCCAGCCCACAGCGCGGGCGAAATTGCGCAGCCACAGCGGGGGCGGAGTGGTCTGGATTTCACGGAGTGAGCCATCGGTCCGGCGCATGGCAAACTCCAAGGCGCGCTCGTGGCGCATTTCCTCCTCGTCGATGCGGCCGGTGAGGATGACCGGGTCGAGGGGAAACTTTTCCACGCGCAGGTGGGTATTGAAGAAGTGGATGAGGAAGATGAAGCCGGTGGCCAAGAGCGCCTCATCAGCATGGATGATCCAGGAGATGTTGACGACGATACCGGGCAGCAGCCGGGTAAAAAAGGCCGGGAACCAGAGCACCAAGCCAGACAGACCGATGACCGCGACGCCCCAGAAGACCGCCAGGTAGTCGAACTTCTCCCAATAGGTGAAGCGTCCGTATTTCGGCTTCGGCCCCAGCCCCAGAAACCACTTGAAGGTGTTGGCGATATCCACGGCGTCCTGGGGCTGCGGTACCATGGACTTGGGCCCCCAAAGGATCTCCAGGAACTTCATACGACCGGAGATCCACAAGTAAGCCACGTAGCCCAAATGCAGGCCGAAGTAGCCGAAGGTCACCACCCCCATCATCCGGTGCAGAACCCCGCAGACCTCAAAGCCACCC
The sequence above is a segment of the Thermodesulfobacteriota bacterium genome. Coding sequences within it:
- a CDS encoding FAD/NAD(P)-binding oxidoreductase, giving the protein MKKVVILGAGCGGTMMANKMRRDLDPEEWSITIIDKDNVHYYQPGFLFVPFGINTSKEIKKTKREFIPKGVDFVISELVNVDWDAQKVTTKTAGTFSYDILIIATGCDIRPSEVEGMMDGWNKNIFNFYTYDGCQQLTKALRKFEGGKLVINIAEMPIKCPVAPLEFAFLADWHFQERGIRDKVEIEFVTPLAGAFTKPVATKVLTQSCIDKGIKITPNFNIGSVDAEKKVISSYTGAEVEYDMLVAIPPNMGSQALNDSGITDPMGYVPVDKHTLQPAGKDNVWVIGDATNVPTSKAGAVAHFEGDILHENIMAYIDGRPQHGRFDGHAL
- a CDS encoding DUF1641 domain-containing protein; translation: MDEALILERLDKLSEEIHSLKSGMLQELKQDLVPILNQATPKVMSFMSELEGQMDNEDLALLVKNILLNVRNLNQLLEMLKAGMELKEDLGPVIKQAAPKATAFMAGVEGTLDKDALVDLLRKTMANLEHFGSAMDMLKAGMELKDDLAPIGKAVLPKVTSFFAEMDGQVDPAALGLLLRKTLTNLDHLNAAMDMLKAGMELKDDLAPIGKAVLPKVTSFFAEMDGQLDSAALGDLVRKAVANLENFSAALDMLKAGMELKDDLAPIGKAVLPKVTSFFAEMDGQLDPAVLGDLVRKAVANLENFSAALDMLKAGMELKDDLAPIGRAVLPKVTSFFAEMDGQFDPAVLGDLVRKAVANLENFSAALDMLKAGMELKDDMAPILKAILPKVTAFFADLDGQVDLAVLPSLLRKLMVNLDNFDRLLAMVGPGMELADELGRIARQADVVTKLVQLLSSLEQRGVFRVIGRIAEATQGFKCSENQLNRMCAAISEVELGAPAYVGPFEMVNEIRDPNVQETLGFAFKIMRAVGCCLRANRIHQLEHEFPDELPGGSVHSESCA